Within the Ornithinimicrobium humiphilum genome, the region GACGGTCGAGTCGGTCGCGAAGGTCTCGGCCAGGTTCAGGACCCTGTTCCCGGCGGTCCGACGGGAGTCGGACGTCGACTGGACGTAAAGTGCGGGCGCAACCATGCCCAGGGTCACCACGGTCAGGATGACCTGGAGGACCAGGAGCTGTCTGGCCAGCGAGAGCCTGGGTAGCCGCACGGCCAGCGACTGTACCGGCAGGCTGACGGTTGGAGCGGCCCTCCTGAAGCCACAAGCAACACAAGGTGCATTGGTGACGCAAGCGTGACGTCCCGCCCCCTGGGGCCCCAGGATCCCGGCAACACACGACGACTGGAGGTCCAAAGATGAATCTTCGCTACATCCGCATCGCGGCGGCGCTCAGCGCCGTGGCACTTCTCGGCACGGCGTGCGGGGGAGAAAGCGGTGACGGGGCCCTGACCGAGCTGCGGTACATGGTGCCCAATGCGGCAGGGAGTGGGTGGGACATGACCGCCCGGACCGCTGCCCAGGCCATGGAGAAGGAGGGCATCGTGGAGCGCGTCGACGTCTTCAACGTCGATGGGGCCAACGGTGCTGTGGGGCTCGCGCGCCTCATCGAAGAGGACGGCAACGGTGAGCTCATCATGCAAATGGGCTTCGGCCTCGTGGCAGCGACCGTCTCCCAGGACTCTACCGTCACCTTCGACGACACGACACCGATCGCGAAGCTGATCGACGACTACCTCGCCGTCATCGTCCCCATGGACTCGCCCTACCAGAACCTCGACGACCTCATCGCGGACTGGCAGGCCAACCCAGGTCTCAATGTCGGCGGCGGTTCTGCCATCGGAGGGGCCGACCACCTGGCTCCGCTGCTGATCGCGGAGGCGAACGGCATCGACCGCGCGGCCGTGAAGTACGTGACCTTCGGAGGGAGCGGAGTCATCCCCGCCGTGCTCGGCGGTCAGGTCGACTTCGCCTTCACCAGTGCCGCGGACGTCCCCGAGCTCGCCGAGGCCGGCGAGCTCCGGGTCCTGGCCACGACGGGCCCGGAGCGCTTCGAGGGTTTGCCTGAGGTCCCTACCCTCACCGAGGAGGGCACCGACGTCGAGGTGGCGAACTGGCGCGGCGTGGTCGCACCCCCCGAGCTCTCCGAGGACCAGGTGAACGCTATCATCGAGGCCTTCGACCAGGTGTACGCGTCTGCCCCGTGGAAGGAAGCGCTGGAGCGGAACGGCTGGATCGACGCCTACATGACCGGTGACGAGTTTGGCGACTATCTGAACAACCAGCGGGAGCAGATCAGCAAGGCGCTGGAGGGGCTGGACTCGTGACCTTGGAGCGCTGCGAAAACACGTCGCGGTGGAAGGGCGCGTCCGAGTTCTGGGTCGCCGCGCTCCTGCTCGTGTGCGGCTGTGTCTCACTCTGGCAGGCGTCGACCCTGACGACCAACGCGGCGACCCAGGGCCCGCTGGGCTCGGGGGTCATGCCAGCGGCCGTCGGGCTCCTCCTGGTCGGGTGCGGCATCGCGCTCGCGATCGACGTATACCGGGGTGGGCGCGGAGAGGTCGAGGGCGGCGAGGACATCGACCTGGACACCCCGTCCGACTGGCGAGCCTTCGTCGGTGTGGCGGGTGCGTTCCT harbors:
- a CDS encoding Bug family tripartite tricarboxylate transporter substrate binding protein, which codes for MNLRYIRIAAALSAVALLGTACGGESGDGALTELRYMVPNAAGSGWDMTARTAAQAMEKEGIVERVDVFNVDGANGAVGLARLIEEDGNGELIMQMGFGLVAATVSQDSTVTFDDTTPIAKLIDDYLAVIVPMDSPYQNLDDLIADWQANPGLNVGGGSAIGGADHLAPLLIAEANGIDRAAVKYVTFGGSGVIPAVLGGQVDFAFTSAADVPELAEAGELRVLATTGPERFEGLPEVPTLTEEGTDVEVANWRGVVAPPELSEDQVNAIIEAFDQVYASAPWKEALERNGWIDAYMTGDEFGDYLNNQREQISKALEGLDS
- a CDS encoding tripartite tricarboxylate transporter TctB family protein, with the translated sequence MTLERCENTSRWKGASEFWVAALLLVCGCVSLWQASTLTTNAATQGPLGSGVMPAAVGLLLVGCGIALAIDVYRGGRGEVEGGEDIDLDTPSDWRAFVGVAGAFLSNAVLIEPLGWPISGAILFWGAATALGNRHYARNAVLSLALSFVSYFLFVELMRIHLPAGILSGVL